The following coding sequences lie in one Haematobia irritans isolate KBUSLIRL chromosome 3, ASM5000362v1, whole genome shotgun sequence genomic window:
- the LOC142230987 gene encoding uncharacterized protein LOC142230987, which translates to MAARRKFLFDCHQSMSFCKEITTLNGDEVSTQLLEIKDLELEQSWSLVLSSYEAFVLEDEKNDHDFNDSNGKKFEEARKLYQTARAKIMFILCSRNQRDTHSEIQPQQFVHSLKLPPCDTPPFEGGYSKWPAFRDIFTAVFGNHPHLSPAQKLYHLRGKTRGEAFEIVKKFELVDSNFDLAWEALKARYENRRILVNQQMKKLFGVQSVQNESPKSIRMIQSAVGDSLSIFKTYGISVDNWDPLIIHLVSSKIPEETLRAWEDSLNDHKELPTWQQMDSFLSKRVEKLETIIDFRKPNQRENHNSKSHSFHTTTESSSKTNFCKRCHQKHSLMACKYFKALAPKERLRYAMANRYCLNCLSTGHFKSKCTSTKLCLKCDEKHHTMLHFEIVPSKEHQRSASTSGAAIPREEDQASTSADAKRENSFLNTAEPVDEVNTLFTQGEGATILPTARVELEHGGERFAVRALLDSGSEKSFISKRLQQKLKIPIEYYNSQISGLGGTVVGNSKGRCSLKLHSRLSDFHICIKALVVSSLAHFLPSRPIRTTLEKVKHLNLADPNFYVPAPIDLIIGSDYLPFINKKGIVLPIVGGIEARESHFGWYLFGPATTEPIHAFSTFISACEENLLHDQLKKFWEVEEVERSIAQSNEDIWCEDFYKNTTYRDPDGRYVVRLPFKKEYPEFVPLGSSRNMALAQYCRMEATLRKNPELKLEYDKVLREYITLNHMTISSDYTGTQTNYFLPHHAVIRPESKTTKIRVVFNGSKRTTSGHSLNDVLYSGPILQRDLMKIILNWRYYKYVFNGDIQKMYRQIWVHKDDQRYQQILFRADEHGPIEPYRLMTVTFGVNAAPFLAIRTLIQLSQDCKQEYPKASDILQKETYVDDILSGGHSLEETKTKQIQVQKALLSAGFPLKKITSNNITLLENWPREDLLNEEFLRIEEKSATKTLGIRWNAVTDSFFYAIDPIKLNDKITKRKILSCIAKLFDPLGWIGPIIITAKILMQDLWHEKIDWDEAVPPHIFNKWSSFIQNLQSIPMIKIDRWVNFSPHATVQIHGFSDASEKAYCATVYLRTTDDKNIIHSHLLVAKTKVAPVKKLTIPKLELCGARLLTKLLETVVREVAFDYEIFLWTDSAIVLGWLQKTPQTLKTFVSNKVSEILSIANINQWRYVNTKDNPADLGSRGCPPRELANSQLWWHGPPWLTQEISKWPEPRTFEPTDLETKKVSAFHMKIVDESIIQRFSSLNRCLRVLSYIFRFIKASRKEVIPNGLVLRQEEIQFVRIRLISLAQRMVFSKEIQNLRENQPISKQSKLLTVTPFLDEHGMLRVGGRLTNSGLRYDEMHPIILPAKSKFTELLIDFTHKILLHSEHHVMLRAVRQGYYIPRVRNLIRKCIRNCKQCTIFKHRMQNQLMAPLPTERVQFSLPFTYTGVDFAGPFNIRASTVRNAKILKGYAAVFVCFTTKAVHLESCSELSANAFVATFSRFAGRRGLPKTIFSDNGRNFVGASYKLLKEHQQFLQVAEKVLVDKYALHGFSWSFIPPYAPHMGGLWEAAVKSMKTHLKNIAANQSFTFEEFTTLLVTIESILNSRPLTAITENPNELNPLTPGHFLRGAPIIAPPESTSLSLETNISLLNRWQRLKVLQRTFALRWKNEYISELQRRMKWKTTKENVKQNDFVIIKDDLLPPTEWRLGRVVKLFYGTDNKVRVADILTKAGIITRPIVKLCILPNQSPSGSGQVPIQNANVPPLQAEPSVKILPKIS; encoded by the exons atgGCAGCTaggagaaaatttctatttgaTTGCCATCAATCAATGTCGTTTTGTAAGGAAATTACAACTTTAAATGGCGATGAGGTATCCACACAATTATTGGAAATTAAAGATTTAGAATTGGAACAAAGTTGGTCGTTGGTACTTTCCAGTTATGAGGCATTTGTTTTAGAGGACGAGAAAAATGATCATGATTTTAACGATTCAAACGGAAAAAAGTTCGAAGAAGCCAGAAAACTTTACCAAACTGCTAGAGCGaaaattatgtttattttatgttCTCGTAATCAACGAGATACACACTCAGAAATTCAACCTCAACAGTTCGTTCATTCTTTAAAATTACCTCCATGCGATACTCCGCCCTTCGAGGGGGGATACTCTAAATGGCCTGCatttagagacatttttacaGCAGTTTTTGGGAATCATCCTCATTTATCACCGGCCCAAAAACTATATCACCTACGAGGGAAAACAAGGGGTGAAGcgtttgaaattgtaaaaaagtTTGAGTTAGTTGACTCCAATTTTGATTTGGCATGGGAGGCCTTAAAGGCGCGGTACGAAAACCGTCGAATTTTAGTCAATCAACAGATGAAGAAACTTTTCGGGGTCCAGTCGGTCCAAAATGAATCACCAAAGTCCATTCGTATGATACAAAGCGCAGTTGGGGACAGTCTTTCGATTTTTAAAACCTATGGTATCAGCGTTGACAATTGGGACCCATTGATAATTCACTTGGTTTCATCTAAAATTCCCGAAGAAACACTGAGGGCCTGGGAAGACTCCTTGAACGACCACAAAGAATTGCCTACGTGGCAACAAATGGactcatttttgtcaaaaagagTCGAAAAACTTGAAACTATAATCGACTTTAGAAAACCTAACCAGAGAGAAAATCATAACTCAAAATCACATTCGTTTCATACTACTACAGAATCGagtagcaaaacaaatttttgcaagaggTGTCACCAAAAACATTCGCTTATGGCGTGCAAGTATTTCAAGGCGTTAGCCCCAAAGGAGCGTTTGCGCTATGCAATGGCTAACAGATATTGTTTGAACTGTTTATCTACTGGTCATTTTAAATCTAAATGTACAAGTACCAAACTGTGTTTAAAATGTGATGAAAAGCATCACACTATGCTTCACTTTGAAATAGTTCCATCGAAGGAACATCAGAGATCAGCCTCAACGTCAGGCGCAGCAATTCCTCGTGAAGAGGACCAGGCATCAACGTCCGCCGATGCCAAACgtgaaaattcatttttaaatactGCAGAGCCAGTAGATGAGGTGAATACACTTTTTACACAGGGGGAGGGTGCAACTATTCTCCCTACTGCTCGCGTTGAGCTGGAACATGGTGGAGAACGATTTGCCGTGCGGGCACTTTTGGACTCCGGGTCCGAAAAAAGTTTCATATCGAAACGTTTGCAGCAGAAACTGAAAATCCCCATCGAATATTATAATTCACAAATATCAGGACTTGGCGGCACGGTGGTAGGCAACTCTAAAGGAAGGTGTAGCCTGAAACTTCACTCACGGCTCTCAGACTTTCATATTTGTATCAAGGCCCTGGTAGTCAGTAGCCTGGCCCATTTCCTGCCTTCGAGGCCTATTCGAACTACTCTCGAGAAAGTAAAACATTTGAATCTTGCGGATCCCAACTTTTATGTACCTGCACCAATCGATTTGATTATAGGTAGTGATTATCTTcctttcataaacaaaaaagggaTTGTTCTACCGATTGTGGGTGGTATCGAGGCACGTGAGTCTCATTTCGGGTGGTATTTGTTTGGCCCCGCGACTACAGAACCCATTCATGCTTTTTCCACGTTTATATCCGCCTGTGAGGAGAATTTACTTCATGATCAGTTGAAAAAATTCTGGGAAGTAGAAGAAGTTGAAAGGTCAATAGCCCAATCTAACGAGGATATTTGGTGtgaagatttctataaaaatacaacataCCGGGACCCAGATGGTAGATATGTAGTTCGACTGCCATTTAAGAAGGAGTATCCTGAATTTGTTCCTTTAGGTTCCTCGAGAAATATGGCCTTGGCCCAATATTGCCGCATGGAAGCAACTTTGCGTAAAAATCCTGAATTAAAGTTAGAATACGACAAAGTTCTGCGCGAATATATAACCTTAAATCACATGACTATCTCTTCAGACTATACAGGTACGCAAACAAATTACTTCTTACCACACCACGCGGTGATTCGGCCCGAAAGTAAAACGACGAAAATTCGGGTCGTATTCAATGGGTCAAAGAGAACTACGAGTGGACATTCCTTAAATGACGTTTTGTATTCGGGCCCCATTTTACAAAGAGATTTAATGAAGATTATTTTGAATTGGCGATACTACAAGTATGTATTTAATGGGGATATACAAAAAATGTACCGCCAAATATGGGTGCATAAAGATGACCAGCGGTACCAACAAATCTTATTTCGCGCGGATGAACATGGCCCCATTGAACCATATCGTCTTATGACAGTCACTTTCGGCGTTAACGCAGCACCATTCCTCGCGATAAGAACACTCATCCAATTAAGCCAAGATTGCAAGCAAGAGTATCCGAAAGCTTCCGATATCTTACAAAAAGAGACTTATGTAGACGATATTCTCTCAGGTGGACACTCTCTCGAagagacaaaaacaaaacagattCAGGTACAAAAAGCTTTACTCTCCGCGGGATTCCCTTTGAAAAAGATCACGTCAAATAATATAACACTGTTAGAGAACTGGCCGCGGGAAGATCTTCTGAACGAAGAATTTCTCAGAATCGAAGAGAAAAGTGCGACGAAGACTCTTGGCATTCGTTGGAATGCGGTTACAGATTCTTTCTTCTATGCGATAGATCCGATAAAACTGAatgataaaataacaaaaagaaaaatactatCTTGTATagcaaaattatttgatccGCTGGGGTGGATAGGTCCTATAATAATTACGGCAAAAATCTTGATGCAAGACCTGTGGCATGAGAAAATCGATTGGGACGAAGCAGTGCCCCCACATATATTTAACAAATGGTCTTCATTCATTCAAAATCTTCAATCGATTCCGATGATAAAAATAGACCGATGGGTCAACTTCTCGCCTCACGCGACAGTACAAATTCACGGATTTTCCGACGCATCGGAAAAGGCCTATTGCGCCACTGTATATCTCCGTACGACAGATGATAAAAACATAATCCACTCCCACTTACTTGTCGCGAAGACCAAAGTAGCTCCCGTGAAAAAACTTACCATTCCAAAATTAGAATTATGTGGAGCTAGATTGCTAACAAAGTTATTAGAAACTGTTGTTCGAGAAGTCGCTTTTGACTACGAAATATTTCTGTGGACGGATTCAGCCATAGTTTTGGGATGGCTACAAAAAACACCACAAACGTTGAAaacatttgtttcaaataaggtCAGCGAGATTCTCAGTATTGCTAACATAAATCAATGGAGATACGTGAATACGAAAGATAATCCAGCCGATCTGGGATCGCGGGGATGTCCTCCTCGAGAATTAGCAAACTCGCAACTATGGTGGCACGGCCCACCATGGCTAACACAAGAAATTAGTAAATGGCCAGAGCCAAGAACGTTTGAACCAACAGATTTGGAGACGAAAAAAGTTTCagcttttcatatgaaaattgtgGATGAAAGTATTATTCAAAGATTTTCTTCTCTAAACCGGTGTTTACGTGTATTGAGCTACATTTTTAGATTTATCAAGGCTAGCAGAAAAGAAGTAATTCCAAATGGCTTAGTTTTGCGACAAGAGGAAATTCAATTTGTTAGAATCCGTCTTATATCACTCGCTCAACGAAtggttttttctaaagaaatccaaAATCTGCGCGAAAATCAACCAATAAGTAAACAGAGCAAACTTCTCACTGTAACTCCTTTTTTGGATGAACATGGAATGCTTCGAGTGGGAGGTCGACTCACCAATTCGGGTTTACGATATGATGAAATGCATCCGATAATCTTGCCCGCAAAATCGAAATTTACTGAACTTCTAATTGATTTTACCCACAAGATTCTCCTCCATTCTGAGCATCATGTCATGCTCCGAGCTGTTCGGCAGGGATATTATATACCACGTGTAAGAAATCTCATTCGAAAATGCATACGCAACTGTAAACAGTGTACTATCTTCAAACATCGTATGCAAAACCAGTTAATGGCACCATTGCCAACCGAAAGAGTCCAATTTTCATTACCATTCACGTATACCGGTGTGGATTTTGCCGGTCCATTCAACATACGTGCATCAACGGTACGAAACGCAAAGATTTTGAAAGGCTACGCTGCCGTATTTGTATGCTTTACAACGAAAGCAGTTCATCTGGAATCATGTTCCGAGTTATCAGCAAACGCCTTTGTTGCAACCTTTTCTCGTTTTGCAGGACGACGTGGTCTCCCGAAGACAATATTTTCCGATAACGGCCGGAATTTCGTTGGAGCAAGTTATAAGTTGCTCAAAGAACATCAACAATTTCTTCAAGTCGCCGAAAAGGTCCTCGTGGACAAATATGCTCTCCACGGATTTAGCTGGTCTTTCATCCCGCCGTATGCTCCTCACATGGGGGGTTTATGGGAGGCGGCGGTTAAGAGCATGAAGACCCACCTAAAGAACATTGCTGCGAACCAGAGCTTCACCTTCGAGGAATTTACCACCCTACTCGTTACAATAGAATCTATACTGAATTCACGGCCTCTCACTGCAATAACCGAAAATCCAAACGAGCTGAATCCACTGACCCCAGGCCATTTCCTGCGAGGAGCCCCCATAATAGCGCCACCCGAAAGTACTAGTCTCTCCCTAGAAACCAATATCTCGTTGTTAAATCGTTGGCAGCGACTCAAAGTTTTGCAGCGAACCTTTGCCCTCCgatggaaaaacgaatatatttcAGAACTGCAACGACGAATGAAATGGAAGACGACAAAGGAAAACGTGAAACAAAACGACTTCGTTATTATCAAAGACGATTTATTGCCTCCTACCGAATGGCGGCTAGGACGCGTAGTCAAATTATTCTACGGGACAGACAACAAGGTGCGAGTGGCCGACATACTAACAAAAGCCGGCATTATAACACGTCCCATCGTTAAACTCTGTATTTTGCCCAATCAAAGTCCGAGCGGTTCGGGACAAGTCCCG ATACAAAATGCCAACGTGCCACCTTTGCAAGCGGAACCATCAGTTAAAATATTGCCGAAAATTTCTTGA